A single region of the Vicia villosa cultivar HV-30 ecotype Madison, WI linkage group LG4, Vvil1.0, whole genome shotgun sequence genome encodes:
- the LOC131598358 gene encoding protein TRACHEARY ELEMENT DIFFERENTIATION-RELATED 7A-like encodes MASIQPNFYFPYPLNPPPSPFHPFNPPPSHSFKSPPPSPLSPPSHSFPPPPPHGHPPPPSSHPFSPPPPQVRPPPSHPFSPPPPHAHPPPSPHHPISPPLPPHIRAPPPPFPPSPSPYHPTVIIIVIIASGGIALLSMLAFALFCCIQKRKKKTQETDMVHIDEHKKVTETIVPGPFGKPTVVISVEDDVHVDEVIKKNEAVGHGLHAEASKAESSQDNATTSSNESATTTTSPGREHHGIYP; translated from the coding sequence ATGGCCTCTATTCAACCCAACTTCTATTTTCCTTACCCTCTCAACCCTCCACCTTCACCTTTCCACCCTTTTAACCCTCCACCATCTCATTCCTTCAAATCTCCACCACCATCACCACTATCACCACCATCTCATTCATTTCCTCCACCTCCTCCACACGGACACCCTCCACCACCGTCATCTCATCCATTTTCCCCTCCACCACCACAAGTCCGCCCACCACCGTCTCATCCATTTTCCCCTCCACCACCACACGCCCACCCACCGCCGTCTCCACATCACCCAATTTCCCCTCCTCTACCACCACACATCCGCGCACCCCCACCACCATTTCCACCTTCTCCCTCTCCATACCACCCTACCGTCATTATCATTGTGATCATCGCATCTGGTGGGATTGCCTTGCTTTCAATGCTCGCCTTTGCATTATTTTGCTGCATccaaaagaggaagaagaaaacaCAAGAAACCGATATGGTTCACATCGATGAACATAAAAAGGTTACAGAAACAATTGTTCCTGGTCCTTTTGGAAAACCAACAGTGGTGATTTCAGTCGAAGATGATGTTCATGTTGATGAAGTAATCAAGAAGAATGAAGCAGTTGGTCATGGTTTACATGCTGAAGCATCTAAAGCTGAATCAAGTCAAGACAATGCTACTACTAGTAGTAATGAAAGTGCAACAACTACTACTTCTCCTGGTCGTGAACATCATGGTATTTATCCATAA
- the LOC131600362 gene encoding nuclear transcription factor Y subunit B-1-like, translating to MEHGSHSFGHGRSTQSSSDNETTNIENANNNINNNIGTGIENQQLQGTIDEETHMPIKNVTRIMQRAIPPNRRISKGAKESIQLCVTEFMNIVTSEANERCKAESRQIISGEDLIWAMDRLGFEDYVGPLLLYHQKYLNHEAQLDSMRLYKDMSGASGSNIGGANGQN from the exons ATGGAGCATGGAAGCCACTCCTTTGGCCATGGTCGCTCGACACAATCAAGCTCAG ATAATGAAACCACAAACATTGAAAAcgccaacaacaacatcaacaacaacattggTACTGGAATAGAGAATCAACAGTTACAAGGAACAATTGACGAGGAAACACATATGCCCATCAAGAATGTGACAAGAATCATGCAGCGAGCTATTCCCCCAAATAGAAGAATATCTAAGGGTGCCAAGGAGTCAATTCAATTGTGTGTGACTGAATTTATGAACATCGTTACGAGTGAGGCTAATGAGAGATGTAAGGCAGAGAGCCGACAAATCATTAGCGGTGAAGATTTAATATGGGCCATGGATAGGTTGGGCTTTGAGGACTATGTTGGCCCTCTTCTTTTATACCATCAAAAATATCTCAACCACGAGGCTCAACTTGATAGCATGAGGCTCTACAAGGATATGTCAGGTGCTAGTGGCTCAAACATTGGTGGTGCTAATGGCCAAAATTGA
- the LOC131596044 gene encoding stearoyl-[acyl-carrier-protein] 9-desaturase 6, chloroplastic-like — protein sequence MHIQTCHSTKTLPLTWNIPKTMNQRTHRHLLPPPKSTAAAASPSLKLSKTHSMPPEKLEIFKSLETWASESVLPLLKPVEQCWQPQSFLPDPSLPFNEFTDKVKALRDRTKELPDEYFVVLVGDMVTEDALPTYQSMINGLDGVGDESGASPSPWAVWTRAWTAEENRHGDLLRTYLYLSGRVDMEKIEKTVQYLIGAGMDPGTENNPYLGFVYTSFQERATFVSHGNTARLAKEGGDPVLARICGTIAADEKRHENAYSKIVEKLLEVDPSGAMVAIGDMMEKKITMPAHLMYDGQDPKLFEHFAAVAQRTGVYTANDYADILEFLVERWRLEKLEGLSSEGKKVQDYVCGLAPRIRRLQERADARARKMKPQGVKFSWVFNNEVIL from the exons ATGCATATTCAAACTTGTCACTCCACTAAAACACTTCCTTTAACATGGAACATTCCAAAAACCATGAACCAACGAACACATCGCCACCTCCTACCACCACCAAAATCCACCGCCGCCGCCGCATCACCGTCGTTAAAACTATCCAAAACCCACTCAATGCCACCGGAAAAACTCGAAATTTTCAAGTCACTTGAAACCTGGGCTTCTGAGTCTGTACTACCACTCTTAAAGCCCGTGGAACAATGCTGGCAGCCTCAGAGCTTTCTCCCTGATCCTTCTTTACCGTTCAATGAATTCACCGATAAGGTGAAAGCTCTTCGGGATCGAACCAAAGAGCTTCCGGATGAGTATTTTGTTGTGCTGGTTGGTGATATGGTGACGGAAGACGCGCTTCCGACTTACCAGAGTATGATTAATGGTCTTGATGGAGTTGGTGATGAGAGTGGCGCTAGTCCAAGCCCGTGGGCCGTGTGGACACGGGCTTGGACTGCTGAAGAAAATAGGCATGGAGATTTGCTTAGGACTTACTTGTATCTTTCTGGAAGGGTTGATATGGAGAAGATTGAGAAAACTGTTCAGTATCTTATTGGAGCTGGCATG GACCCAGGAACAGAAAACAACCCATATTTGGGATTTGTATACACATCATTCCAAGAGCGAGCCACATTTGTATCACATGGAAACACAGCTCGCTTAGCGAAAGAAGGAGGCGATCCAGTGCTTGCGCGCATATGTGGTACCATCGCAGCGGACGAGAAGCGTCACGAGAATGCATACTCAAAAATTGTGGAGAAGCTTCTTGAAGTTGACCCCTCAGGAGCAATGGTAGCCATTGGTGATATGATGGAGAAAAAGATCACAATGCCTGCACACCTTATGTATGATGGACAAGATCCTAAGCTATTTGAGCATTTTGCAGCCGTAGCACAACGCACTGGCGTTTACACGGCTAACGATTATGCTGATATCTTGGAGTTTTTAGTCGAACGGTGGAGATTGGAGAAGTTGGAGGGACTGTCGAGCGAAGGTAAAAAGGTACAAGATTATGTTTGTGGATTAGCGCCGAGGATTAGGAGGCTGCAAGAGCGTGCTGATGCGCGGGCACGGAAGATGAAGCCACAGGGTGTCAAGTTTAGTTGGGTTTTCAATAATGAAGTAATTTTGTAA
- the LOC131596045 gene encoding putative UDP-glucuronate:xylan alpha-glucuronosyltransferase 3: MRGPTPSAVEPRHRLSTFSEDTNKRRSQRNKDFKDVEKASHVSFQDRAINCKPNWKFVLVVIILGTLLTIFHPPAVYNTDHISNSISRSTIVNNRNGEFGGTDPRYVSFLNIDWNQITNVLENLKDKETYQGVGLLNFNDSEIDHWKQLVPESEHVVLHLNYASNNITWEDLYPEWIDEEEEYEFPTCPSLPRIQVPGKPRLDLIAVKLPCDKSGRWSRDVARLHLQIEAARLAATSKGLRPVRVLFVTDCFPTPNLFTCKDIIKREGNVWLYEPNLHKLREKLQLPIGSCELSVPFKAKENFHSERAHREAYATILHSAHIYVCGAITAAQSIRMSGSARDLVILVDETITDYHRGGLEQAGWKIHTIKRIRNPKAEPEAYNEWNYSKFRLWQLTDYDKIIFIDADLLILRNIDFLFEMPEISAIGNNATLFNSGVMVVEPSNCTFQLLMDHINEIVSYNGGDQGYLNEIFTWWHRIPKHMNFLKHVWEGDEEEKKATKTRLFGADPPTLYVIHYLGNKPWLCFRDYDCNWNVDILQEFASNVAHARWWKLHDAMPENLQKFCLLRSKQKAALEWDRRQAEKGNYSNGHWKIKIKDPRLKTCFEDFCFWESMLWHWGEKNWTDNSTVNISPPAVKTKSLSSL, encoded by the exons ATGAGAGGTCCCACTCCGAGTGCGGTTGAGCCGCGTCACCGACTGTCAACATTCAG TGAAGATACTAACAAAAGAAGGTCTCAAAGAAATAAGGATTTTAAAGATGTTGAGAAAGCATCACATGTTTCCTTCCAAGATAGGGCGATAAATTGCAAGCCGAATTGGAAATTTGTTCTGGTTGTTATTATATTGGGAACCTTGCTTACAATTTTCCATCCTCCAGCTGTTTATAATACTGATCACATCTCAAACTCTATATCACG GTCAACAATTGTAAACAACAGGAATGGAGAGTTCGGTGGAACTGATCCCCGTTATGTATCATTTCTAAATATCGACTGGAACCAAATTACTAATGTTCTTGAAAATTTGAAGGATAAGGAGACATATCAGGGCGTTGGCTTACTAAACTTCAATGACAGTGAGATTGACCACTGGAAGCAGCTGGTACCAGAAAGCGAGCATGTAGTCCTTCACCTGAACTATGCTTCAAATAACATCACTTGGGAAGACTTGTATCCTGAATggatagatgaagaagaagaatacgAGTTTCCTACTTGTCCATCACTACCTAGGATTCAGGTACCAGGAAAACCACGGCTTGATCTTATTGCTGTTAAGCTTCCTTGCGACAAGTCAGGGCGCTGGTCAAGAGATGTAGCTCGTTTGCATCTGCAGATTGAAGCAGCAAGACTTGCTGCTACTTCCAAAGGGCTTCGTCCAGTTCGTGTGCTTTTTGTGACTGATTGTTTCCCAACTCCAAATCTATTCACTTGCAAGGATATTATAAAGCGTGAAGGGAATGTCTGGCTTTATGAACCCAACTTGCATAAACTCAGAGAGAAGCTGCAGTTACCAATTGGTTCATGTGAACTATCAGTTCCATTCAAGGCTAAAG AAAATTTTCACTCCGAAAGGGCACACCGAGAAGCTTATGCAACAATCCTGCACTCTGCACATATATATGTTTGTGGAGCTATTACTGCTGCTCAAAGTATTCGAATGTCTGGTTCAGCACGTGATCTCGTGATTCTTGTTGACGAAACAATCACTGATTATCATAGGGGTGGTTTGGAACAAGCTGGATGGAAGATTCATACTATTAAAAGAATCAGGAATCCGAAAGCAGAACCAGAGGCATATAATGAGTGGAACTACAGCAAATTTCGTCTCTGGCAGTTAACTGATTACGACAAAATCATTTTCATTGATGCCGACCTTCTTATACTCAGAAATATTGATTTCCTTTTTGAGATGCCTGAAATATCAGCCATAGGAAACAATGCTACACTGTTCAACTCAGGTGTAATGGTGGTTGAACCGTCGAACTGTACATTTCAACTACTAATGGATCACATCAATGAGATTGTGTCCTACAACGGCGGGGACCAGGGCTATCTTAATGAAATTTTCACATGGTGGCATCGTATTCCGAAACACATGAACTTCTTGAAGCACGTCTGGGAAGGcgatgaagaagagaaaaaggCGACAAAAACTCGTCTCTTTGGAGCTGATCCACCAACCCTCTATGTCATCCACTATCTAGGTAATAAACCATGGCTTTGTTTCCGTGACTACGACTGCAACTGGAACGTGGACATTCTGCAGGAGTTTGCGAGCAATGTAGCTCATGCAAGGTGGTGGAAGCTTCATGACGCAATGCCAGAAAACTTGCAGAAGTTCTGTTTGCTTAGGTCCAAGCAGAAGGCGGCATTGGAGTGGGATCGTAGACAAGCCGAGAAAGGTAACTACAGCAATGGTCACTGGAAAATCAAGATTAAAGACCCGCGATTGAAAACGTGCTTCGAGGATTTCTGCTTCTGGGAGAGTATGTTATGGCATTGGGGTGAAAAGAATTGGACAGATAACTCTACTGTTAACATTTCGCCACCTGCTGTCAAAACCAAATCTCTATCTTCTTTATGA